TGGGGGCCAAGTCACCAGGATGCTGATTCCATTGTcagatttttcatgttttttccttGGAATCACTTTGGATTAGTTGTTTGGTTTCTTGCTTAATTCTCTTTGTCCATGCAGATATGATTCAGAGGCTATCGTCTTTGACGAAAGTGTAAGGAACCTAAAGCGAGAGAAGTTGGAATTGAAGGCATTGCAAGTAAGGAGATCTTCCAGATTCGGGATATCCCACTTTTCTCATTGTTTTAAGATTCTTTACTTGATATGgtagtgtttttgttttgaatcttttgatttCTTCAGATGGTAATGTGCCTCTACCCGTAACTCTTTGTTCTGTTATACAGTTTGTGCACCCTACTTACCAGACTTTATTGAGACATCTACAAGCCAAATGTCTTGATAATTTTAACAAAGCACTAAAACAGTCGGTCGAAAAGGGAGAAGGATTTGTTGCTGCAGTCAGAAGTTGTCTTGAGTCTTCTGTGCGTGAGTTTGATGAAGGGCTTGTAGGTATAGCTTATATCCTGTTCagttttttctttaataaaatccCCGGGGAAAATATGTGAACTGTTACATTATGAAAATATACCATGCATGTGTAAAACACGCAGACTGGGATGCTTCAAAAGTCAATAAAACGCAGACTGGGATGCTTCTAGATGCATGTGTAAAAATCCCCGACTGGGATGCTTCAAAAGTCAAGGTGAAGCTACTCCGCGATATTACAGATCAAGCAGAGTCTATTTGCTGTGCAAAGCTTTCAGAACTGAATTCCTACTATGAGGTTTACTTATTGTTTCCTCGATCAGATCTATAATCCTGCTTTTAGTTCCCATGAATAACTAAAAGAATAGTTAGATTCAACGGAATTGTGTTTTTAACTCGCAGAATCAACTTACGGAAGCACTTAGTGAACCAGTGAAATGTCTGCTTGAATCTGCTGGAGATAACACCTGGGCATTGATAAGAAAACTTGTTCAACGTGAGAAAGAGGCTGCTCTATCTAAGTTTACTAATGCTCTTAATATTTTGGCGTTCAGCCAAGAAAAAGTCGATTTATTGGTCCAAGATCGACGGGATTTTGCGAATACTGTGGTGGAGGAAAGGGCAAGAGAGGAAGTTAGTAAGGTTTTGACTCGTATGAAGAATAGGTAGCCATTATAACTCTCTGGAACTTCCCTTTCCTCTTTTATCTTCATATTTACCATAACAATACTTTCGGGAAAAAATTTCAGGTTCTCAGCAGTCTTCAATTACGATGGCAATTCGATACGAATTTGGACTGGGGAGGAAGATATTGTAAGCATAACGATGGTTGCCTTGAGTGCGGTAATGTTTAACAAGAGAAAAGTTGTCTTGTTTAGGATAGTTCTGGTGTGTTACCAAAACCTGACATCTTTGTGTTGCAGACCCTCAGACTTTTATCTGTGATGTCTGCCATTCGCTTGGATGAGAAGCCAGATAGGATTTCGAATCAACTCCTTTCTTTTATTCTGGATAGACGAGTTGCTCATTTCGACCCACTTGCTACAAGCTCTTGGGATGAGGTCAGCTACTGTTTGATTAGTTACCGTCATCCATATATATTTGTTGTCAACATCTATTCTTATTTTTGATGCTATCGTGGATTAGATTCCTGCTGAGGATACACTTATAACACCAGTCCAATGTAAGTCTTTGTGGAGAAAGTTCATGTCAGAGACGAAATCCGTCGTTACTCCGGTTATTTCTGCGCAGGTACATTTGGTTGACTTGTATACATTATAGGCACATATAATATTTGCAACATTTTTATTCACTTATCTTAATAtgctgaattttttttcttcaggaaGCTCATAGGCGTCATAGGCGTAGCAGTTTCAACTGGATAACTCATCTGTGGGTAATTCCTGTGATGGTTATCCTTGGGTCCAATGAATTCATGCTCCTTTTGAAGTAATCCTTTATTTCCATTCTTCATTTAATTGCTGTTTGTTTCTTTCAAAACCAAACTTTAGTTTTTTAGTTCCATTTTTTCGCAGCCAGTTTCTTTCGTAATCAACTTAATTTTCTTCCACTGGTGAAACAGGAGTCCTCTCTACTTTCTCCTtttgtttgttggatatttaGTTGGAAAGTTCTGCAATAGGCCGGTGAGTATGAGATCTTTCAGATGTCTCTTCATGTGTTTCTACTCGTTGAACTAAACATATGAGATGCTAAAAGCATCATTTTCTGTTGCAAGGGCAGGTCTCTGTGTTAGTTTCTGTTTGGCGGCGATTTTTCTGGAGAACAAGTGTGTCAACATAAGGGGCCTCTAGCACCATCCAATTCTATGCCGGGTTCTCAAAGTATCAGCAGTATTGAGCGCTCAAGTTCTAGTTCTACACTTGCATAAAGCAAGCTGCCAATGTTGAAACCGACCGTAGGTGACCTAGTCTAACTCCAGTGTAACATCAAATTTTTAACAGAACAGATTGTTACAAGTACAAGGGAATACAACATTTTTTTATTATCTTTTCAGTTAGACTAGTATGTAATATGTTCCTGGGGCAATCagaggttttgaaaaaaaatcggtgTTTTTTGCCGTAAGGAAACGTAGGCGATGAGTACCTTCCCGAAAATCACACAAAAGCGTAATCTAATCTTCAGCCGCAGCATTCCCCCTTGCTCCTAATTTCTTTCtttatcataaaaccctacacATCGAAATCTTTTTTCTGGTCTGTTGTCTTACGACAAGAAAACTTGAATCTCAAAAGGTTTATGATAACGTGATAATATTGGTTACGCGGTAGAACCATGTTGTTAATTcaatagtatttttttttattgtttcatGAGGATACTATTGATAACGGAACTATTCATTATTGGAGCTATTCGTGAATCGTGATTGtttttggaattattatttggGATTGAAGTAGAAGCTATTTAGGATATCCTAGGTTTTACTCTGGGTAAAATTTTATGCTTCTTAAACGATGAGTAATCTCCGTTGACAAACGGTATACTTTGTTATTGATCATTAATCGCTCAATTTGTGTTTTTCAGTGTTGTTTTAAGCATTGGACTTAGGTTCTAATGGCAGTTCAAGTGAAGATGAACTGTTGAAGTGTGCTGAGGCCTGAGGTTAAGCATTTTACAAGTAAGAATATGAAGGCTTTTTGTTTAAATGTTGTGTTTTGTAATTTTTGGTTCTTTGTTTCTTTGCTTGACTAATGCTTCTTGGAAGTAATCACTGCTACTCCTTAGTTAATTTTCTTTTGGCCATATCaacaaaatatgatatatttcattaTTTAGAGGTCATTTCACAAGACCAAGATGGTGAGACCAGAATGGAAAATTGTGCTCTTGTTTTATGTGCTTCTCATCCCAAAAGTTACGAGCACGAActaggatgagagtgcacaatctccatacaactaggttgtatcggagtaagtCTTTTCTTGCTTACAGCGAGTACatgtttttctttggaaatttttGTCCAAAGTATTTTCTTCCAAGAAGATGATCCTTCCTTGATCTAAaggtatgatcatgtggagaaacagtactgatgtgagaattttcagagatagatagatttctcttaattctgtcaatgagattttcatacgattttctcattctaaggatttccttatgatgtaCATCAGTATGATTAtatgaaacaattatcggaaatttcTGTTTGTTTCCTTTGACATATATtctttctttccctttcttctggaatcgtTCTTCATGTAAACCGAGACTGTTTCGCCAtgagtgaggaggaacctttttccagaagcgattatcaactcttactcctgattcttttgagttgacttTGTCGAGTTGAGGTATATTATGTCTTTCtattgaggaatgatctttcagttttttaagtcAAGAAACTTCTTCAATACTTTTACCACTGTATTTGGaggaagtataagtttcctgtcaagtgactgaaagttgtattccttaagatcattttcatgaaatcggttcaaagtttcctttggacaagatttcatttgatcatcagtagatgtagAAGATGGTTTCCCATTCTCTTCTGACTTAATGTAGTTAGGTAGTACCATCATCATGATCCGTTTCAGATGTGATCAAAAAGATTTTGTTAGCACAATCTCTAAAAGTCGAACAAGGACTTTTGGTTTCGtcatcagaagaaattataacagaatcattagtcagagtcataggatgagTCTCTtgatcttgagtaagagatttaccaagagcttctaatttgacagtgagatccatattctctttggctagaatatttagTTGATTGTCGTTTTCTCTAATCTCATGCTTAAGAAGATTAGATTTTGTTTTTAATATTAACATCCGTGTAGACAAAGATCTTATTGGCTTTAGGAgatttaccaactctttatcagaatCTTCTTTTCCTTCAGAGATAGACTCAGATGTTTTCGTAAATCCTAGATCATGGGTTAACGAAGTTGTAACATCTTCAAAATTTGAGTATTCATATTCTTGTATAACGtaaactgaatcagacatagattcaattcttgtaggttggatcgcaccaaacacagattgttagatcttttcttgtatgcctgctctgacaccaattgaaaagatgagggtacccaaatacaccaccatCTTTAAACTATCCGCCtacaagtcctcttaccgaaagtgattgtctatggacaaagtcgagacaatactacaaatcggtattcacactttgtgtgatcgtgaatggatataagatcgagacaatacaacaatcaaagtgtgattacttgataataggttcagacttaaccaaactctataagatcactatcaagtaatacgaagttaacatttgtgtaatttgctttaaattataataacaacaattataattgcggaaaggaaGAGTAAATGACAcattaagattttgttaacgaggaaaccgcaaccgcagaaaaaccccgagacctagtccagaattgaatactctcataattaggccgctatacaaaatctaaaccaactttgtatagttgagatcaagcaactaaacctagtgcacttagtttcttcagtatgcttgggcttccgacattcaataagtgcacgcactggaacaattcctttggatcgtattccaaacagtaaagggacaacaaatatgtttggtaaaaactctcttgattctttcagttgaagatatctcaagtcatacgcaaaggctctttcgtttaaccaataaactccttttcctggttagatcaatttatCCGACAAATATCGAAGTAGCATAGTTTATATTTGCAATCAATAAATAAagattccaacaagaaactatCAGGTGATGTTTAttttacacaactaatcaattgaataaatctgattctagttggatcccagccgatcaaggtttttgcacacccaaagatatagaaaccaaataagaaatattatttgtcttcaaatattctttaatcttcaataaacacctgcacaacaccacttgagtctcttgtgatcaatcacacacagagcaaagtctgttaacaatggattatcacaagacgtctttagatctacaaacagttctaaagatcccgtcgatacttcgatctagtttgagtggatcttatgtcagaagagaaggttctcaagaataaacaaacttggttcaatcaaagttcaacaactcttaggcaatcaaatcaatcgaaaactaaaataaactgcaattatctaatttcccactaGCGGTACTCGTACATCTTCTTAATCCCACAGaattctttaaacgagcggtcgtaagagatttcacctaattagggtactttcctctccggatggacggctccaccagaaacaacaaaaagatgaagtttgtccGGCTCTTAAGATGGTtcactagaaatgcaaacttgggtatttatagaccaaggatgtttggacaccaaggaatttccaaaaccaaatattctcaagataaatgcccaaattggttttcataattccaggaaatactttgtccaatatttttgaaacctctcaatagaaaatctccaattagtaactgcacattaccaatttttatttctagagatatgcatttaattgacaaaactagtgacaaaacccctaggtgaacaaactagtgataagaaaaaaccggtcatattatttctaccaaataaaaaccgtttcaaataaaactgggacaaaaaccccaagtcaaatgataatgagcaaatttaactttttttattttaagaaaaccCAAATGTACcctttcatcttttcttcttcttcttcttctctgatttcttttttcttttttcttcctactCCTtatcccaccaccatcatcaccagcagcaacaatggatctcCACGAACACCAACAACAATTTTATTCTCCCCCGACACACCACTTCCCTGTAATTCCCTGTAAATTTAGTTTGTTCATTGAGAAACGGTTGTTGTTATTAAAGCCGGGAGATCTAAATCGAGAAATTCTTTTCTCAATCGTTCATTTCAAGTCCCTAAAACTGAGAAAGGAAGAAGCAGCAGCTGCCGTTGTTATCACCTGAAATTAGAtcgagacagagatgaagaagcagaaaagaacagcgctgattcaagagatgaagaattcgagagacgttttctctcaatcattagttcattcatttccctaaaactgagaaaagaagaagcagcagatgccgctgttttatcacctgaaattgagagtaaATCTCGTTGCTGTTGATCGAGAAATAGATCGAGAATTGGGAGATGTGAAAAGGGTAAGATAGAGATGATGGATTTGAAACAGATTTAAGATGGGTTGAATATGAGATTGCAAGAAATTGGATCTGCATCTCGTCTGGGTTGATTCAGAAATGGAAACTCATAGTTGAGTTAGATTGATGTGAAGATGTGAATTAGGTTGTTACTGGTGAAATTGAGGTTCTGACAATGGAAATTGGTTAGGTTTTGGTTTATGCTGCTCCTGTATATATCTGAGATGAATGGAGAAAAAGATGGGGATTGGAGGAATTTATGGTTGAGAGAAGGCTTACaaggaagaagtagaagaactgaagttgtagctggtggtgatgatgaagttgcagaaccAGTTGCTGCTACCACGACGAATTTGATATGAAATCGAGGTCTTGTTGTGATGAATTTATGAACAGGTTTTTCCTGAAATCGAAGtatggaagaggatgatgattgaaTTGAAGTGGGGGTTTCTATAACTGAAGAATTATGTGATGTATGTGAACTGATGGTGCTATGGGTTAGGCTCTTGGATAGAGTTTTTCATAGAGAAGATTCAGTTGATGGAGGATTTAGAGATGGTTTTGGTGCAATGGAGTTGGAGAATGACAGAAGCTTGAATATGAGATGTTGCAATGAATAAGTTGTGGATGTCGTGCAATGAGTTTGTGGTTGCTGTGTGATTGTTAACAGGTTTTTGAGGCAGCAAAGAGATGCAGGTGGAAGTGGCCTGAGTTTGAAATGCAATTGGTGTTGTATATGAATGAATTGCAGGTTACCTGAGCAGCTGCAGGTGGTATATGAAAATGGGGTTGTGCAGGCGACTGAAATGGTGTTGGTCTGTGTTGCAGACAAGGAAATGGAATAGAAGATGGCAGTGTTGGTTTGATGGACAAAGGCTGTGACTgaagaaataaataaattgaattgATGGCCTGGTGGTTGAAAGAATAGAATGAGGTTGTTGATACAATGATGTTGGCTTGAATGAATGATTGAGAAGATTCACaaatagatgaatgctaggaaaaGCAGGAAAGTATTGTGGAGTTGTGGATtatagggttggaattggaagtgCAGGTTAAGATGCAAAGAATAGGGCCTGGTGGATAGTGCAGCTGGAGTTGAAGCAATTGAAGGTGGATGGTGCAGCTGGGTTTTGCCTGAAAGTAGAGCTGTTTTTATGTAGAGCTGTGTTACAAGAGATGATGttgtaaactagagaagaaatgaagcttaaatgaagtgcaactactgatgaattctaatgaaaccaattatggtttcatcgtatttatgatgaaaccataatcggtttcatcgtatttatgatgaaaccaaaatcggtttcatcgtatttatgatgaaaccaaaatcggtttcatctaatttatggtcagtggtggtggtagtcgtcggcgggtgttggcgatgttgttggttttagtcggtggtggtcggcggtggtcggcAGTGGTGGTGCTGGCAGTTGATAATATGTGTTTGTAGCATAGAGCATGGATCTGTGTTGTTGTGATGTTGATGTATCCAAGACAACTGCAACATAAGAtccttgttgaatttttcttgtagttgaattctgatgaaaccaattagggtttcatcttattttatgatgaaaccaaaatcggttttatCGGATTTGTGAtgtaaccaaaatcggtttcatctaaattttggtcagtagtggtggtggtcggtggcggtggtggtcggtggcgttgcttgttggtggtgacaatataataagaattaaagtggggttgatttttgtttttgttggggtgatttaaactaagaGGGTAATATAGACCAattatattaaatggggtttttgtgaacaatttgttttgttggagtttttgtgtatGGATAGTGACATCTTTGGGGTTTTAAATCGCGGACCgtttaattgatggtaattaaagcatataaatctaacaatcttaattaaaaaattcttaatttatttcggaccgggatctccttgagtgattaaggaatatctttgaacaataaaagataagagttattgttcatgttcaagtatgttgacatcttttctttgtaaatcctctttcatatttacaatcttggaaccgattataccacac
This genomic stretch from Papaver somniferum cultivar HN1 chromosome 5, ASM357369v1, whole genome shotgun sequence harbors:
- the LOC113281243 gene encoding protein ROOT HAIR DEFECTIVE 3 homolog 2-like isoform X1; amino-acid sequence: MGGGEEADKEECSTQLIDGNGVFNATGFENFMETVNISECGVVAIMGPQSSGKSTLLNYLFHTNFKEMDAFKGRTRTTEGIWIAKSVGVEPSMIVMDMEGTGGREREQNDRQFEKQSARFALAVSDIVLINMWCHDIGRNLVANMPYLKTVFKVIMSSQRKVTLLFVVRDKTKTPFEHLELVLKEDIQKIWDGVPKSEADKDTPPLSEFCNFEVVALSSCEEKEEQFKEEVKQLKNRIILSIAPRRWDRVSASTFCCSTLPMLWENIRDYKDIDPIAHEVVVAAFKCQEIANEKLRHFTSNEDWLVLDEAVEAGFVSGFGEKVSSILDAYLSEYDSEAIVFDESVRNLKREKLELKALQFVHPTYQTLLRHLQAKCLDNFNKALKQSVEKGEGFVAAVRSCLESSVREFDEGLVDWDASKVNKTQTGMLLDACVKIPDWDASKVKVKLLRDITDQAESICCAKLSELNSYYENQLTEALSEPVKCLLESAGDNTWALIRKLVQREKEAALSKFTNALNILAFSQEKVDLLVQDRRDFANTVVEERAREEVSKVLTRMKNRFSAVFNYDGNSIRIWTGEEDIVSITMVALSATLRLLSVMSAIRLDEKPDRISNQLLSFILDRRVAHFDPLATSSWDEIPAEDTLITPVQCKSLWRKFMSETKSVVTPVISAQEAHRRHRRSSFNWITHLWVIPVMVILGSNEFMLLLKSPLYFLLLFVGYLVGKFCNRPVSVLVSVWRRFFWRTSVST
- the LOC113281243 gene encoding protein ROOT HAIR DEFECTIVE 3 homolog 2-like isoform X2; its protein translation is METVNISECGVVAIMGPQSSGKSTLLNYLFHTNFKEMDAFKGRTRTTEGIWIAKSVGVEPSMIVMDMEGTGGREREQNDRQFEKQSARFALAVSDIVLINMWCHDIGRNLVANMPYLKTVFKVIMSSQRKVTLLFVVRDKTKTPFEHLELVLKEDIQKIWDGVPKSEADKDTPPLSEFCNFEVVALSSCEEKEEQFKEEVKQLKNRIILSIAPRRWDRVSASTFCCSTLPMLWENIRDYKDIDPIAHEVVVAAFKCQEIANEKLRHFTSNEDWLVLDEAVEAGFVSGFGEKVSSILDAYLSEYDSEAIVFDESVRNLKREKLELKALQFVHPTYQTLLRHLQAKCLDNFNKALKQSVEKGEGFVAAVRSCLESSVREFDEGLVDWDASKVNKTQTGMLLDACVKIPDWDASKVKVKLLRDITDQAESICCAKLSELNSYYENQLTEALSEPVKCLLESAGDNTWALIRKLVQREKEAALSKFTNALNILAFSQEKVDLLVQDRRDFANTVVEERAREEVSKVLTRMKNRFSAVFNYDGNSIRIWTGEEDIVSITMVALSATLRLLSVMSAIRLDEKPDRISNQLLSFILDRRVAHFDPLATSSWDEIPAEDTLITPVQCKSLWRKFMSETKSVVTPVISAQEAHRRHRRSSFNWITHLWVIPVMVILGSNEFMLLLKSPLYFLLLFVGYLVGKFCNRPVSVLVSVWRRFFWRTSVST